The genomic interval GGATGTTTATCGTATTACCAACCGTGGTGGAAAAGGGGTAAAAACACTTAATATCACCGAAAAAACTGGGCCGCTAATTTCTATTAATGCCGTGACTGATGCTGATGATTTAATGATTATTAATAAATCAGGATTAACAATCAGAATGGCTATTGAGGATTTACGCGTTATGGGACGTGCTACTCAAGGTGTGAAATTAATTAACTTAAAAGGTAAAGATTCTATTGCTGCAGTTACTAAAGTAATGAAAGACGATGCCGAAGAAGTTGTTGTTGATGAAGATGGTAATGTTATTGAAGTAGAAACAATCGAAAGGGTTAAGCCTGTTTTAGAGGTTTTAGAAGACGAAGGTTCTGATGACGATGATGATTCTGATGATGACGAAGTTGAAGATGAAGAAATTGACGATGATTCAGAAGATGATGAGTCTTAATAACCAACTGAAAACAAACTAACTAATTTTAAAATAATTTATTATGAAAGCTAATAATGTATTACTGACATCAGCTTTATTGATATCGGTAGCTGCTTTTGCTCAAAAAGATCAATTAAAAGCAGTAGAAAAAGCGATTAAAAAAGGAAATATGCAAGAAGTTCCTAATTTGTTAAATCAAGTAGAGCCTCTGCTGTCTAATGCTTCTGATGCTGAAAAAGCACAGTATTATTATTTGAGAGAAACTGTGTATATGGACGCAGCTGATAAAAATGTTGATGTAGATAACAATTTATCTTTGGCAGTAAAAGCAGCTCAGGAAGTAATTGCAATTGAAAAGAAGTCTGGAAAGATGGAGTACACAAATGAAGTACTAAAGACAATTTCAAAAGTAAAAGATAAATTAATAAACGGAGCAATTGAAGATTCTAAGATTGAAAAGTATAAAGAGGGAGCGGCTAAGTTATCTGAGGCATACCAATTAGATAAAAAAGATACTCTGAATTTGTATTATGCTTCAAGTTTTCAGTTAAATGGTAAAGATTTCGATGGTGCTCTTGTGAGCCTGCAAGAGTTAAGAAGATTAAACTTTACCGGTAAGTCTAAAAGCTTTGTTGCTACCAGTTTGATTTCTAATAAAGAAGAAGCGTTTCCTTCTAAAGAAGAAAGAGATAGAATGGTGAAATTGAAGACACATTCGAAGCCAAGAGTTGAAGTAGTAGCTTCAAAACAAGGTGAAATTGTTAAAAATATCGCCTTAATTTTAGTACAACAAAAGAATATTGAAGAAGCTAAAAAAGTTATTGTGGAGGCTAGAACTTTAAATCCAGAGGACACTTCTTTGGCTATGACGGAAGCTAATTTATATTTAGAAACTAAGGATTTTGTTTCCTATAAAAAATTGGTTACTGAAATTTTAGCAAAAAAACCAAACGATGCTGATTTGTTATTTAACTTAGGAGTTGTAAGTGCAAATGCAAAGAATAAGGAAGAGGCTGAAATGTATTACAAGAAAGCTATTGAGGTAGATCCTAAATACATGAATGCTTATATCAATCTGGTAGGTGTAAAGTTAGAAGCTGAAACACCACTTAATACGGAGATGAATAAATTAGGTACTTCTGATAAGGACAATAAAAGATACGAAGTGTTGAAGGGAGAAAAGAAAAAGATTTATCAAGGTGTAATTCCGTTTTTGGTAAAAGCTTTGGAAATTGACCCTGCAAATAAAGATATTGCGACCACACTTATTAGTGTTTATGGTGCTTTAGAAATGTCTGCTGAGAAAAAAGCATTGAAACAAAAAATGGGTATGTAATTTTTTTTTATACTAAAAAACCGCTTAGATTATTTTCTAAGCGGTTTTTTGTTGTTGTTTAGCGAATTATTTATTCCAGATTTCCCAAGATTTTTCAGCTTGTAATTCAAGCATTCTTAATCCATTTTTAATTTTAGCTCCTTTTGCCTTCGCGTTTTGAAGAAATTTAGTTTCAGCTGGATTATAAATTAAGTCGTAAGCGATATGTTTATCTGTGAAATAATCATAAGGAATCGCAGGGCTAGCATCAATGTCAGGACTCGTTCCTACGGGTGTGCTGTTGATGATAATGTGGTATTGATTAAATGTCTCTTCGTTTATTTGACTATAGTCAATAGTGTTCTCTTTATTGCCACGAGATACAAAAGTATATTCAATGCCTAGTTCTTCTAATGCGAAAGCTACACCTTTAGATGCCCCGCCAGTTCCTAGAATTAACGCTTTTTTGTGATGTGGCTGCAATAGTGGTTGTAATGACTTTTTAAATCCATAATAATCAGTGTTGTAGCCTTTTAATTTTCCGTTTTTGGTTATTTTAATGGTATTTACAGCGCCAATTAAAGCCGCTTTTTTTGATAATTTGTCCATATATTGTATGACAACTTCTTTGTAAGGTATGGTTACATTGATACCTCTTAATCCAGAGTGATTGTTCTCAATGATACTCGGGAATTCAGTAATTTCAGGAATATCAAAATTTTCATAGCTACATCCTTCGTAATTACCAGATTCAAATTTTTCTTTGAAATATCCTCTAGAAAAGGAGTAACTAATGTTTTTTCCTAATAAACCAAAACGTTTTTTTTGAATCGTAATCATTATTCTTTTTTATGTTTGTCAATATAGTTTCGCACACTTTTTTTAGTCCAAACGACAGGGAATAGATCTTCTAAAATTATATAATTATCAAAATTAAGACGCAAAGCATTACTTAAGTGAAATTTTGCTTTGGTAGTATCTTGAATCATAAAATACAATCCGGCTAATCGATATTCAATTTCGTTTGATTCAGGGTAAAATTCGGTCGCTTGTAAAAGTGTTACTATAGCTCCATCAAATTCGCCTAAAAACTGCAATAAATCTACCCAAAACAACCAAGTGTCAAGTTCAGTGTCACCAAATTCCACTGCTTTTCTGTAGCCAAATTCAGCTTCTTCAAAAAAGTTCATTTGTTTATTGATAGTAGCATATCGTTTCCAATAGAGTTTGTTTTGGTTGTCAATGGCCAAAGCTTTGTTGGCATAAAATAGTGCCTTTTGGAAATTATTTTGACGAACGTAAAAATCAGTAATGGCAATCCATCCTTTGTCTAAAAGGGGATCTTCATGTACGGTTTCATTATAAAATTTTAAAGCTAGTGCTGTATTTCCAAGTTTTTCATGGCATTTTCCTGTTCTCAACAAGGCATATGAAGTGGCATCGTCTAATTCTAATGTACGATTGTAGCTTTCTATGGCTTTTTCATATTGGTTTAAGCGTTCATAAGCTTTAGCCTTCTCCATATGTGCACCTAAGAAGTCTTCGTCAATTAAGGTAGCGTATTCAAAAGCGCGGATAGCTTCGTCGTATTGTCTTAATCCATAATGTAAGCGTCCTTTTTGATGCCAAGCAATTTCGCTATATGGATTTTTTTCAATATATTGGTTGAGATATTCAATGGCTTGAGTATGTTGGTCTAAAAATTCAAAACAATAAACCACGTTATATAAAGCTGTTTGATCTTCAATATCTTCCTCCAAACATTTTATAAAGCTATTTTTAGCGTCTTCTAGATTATCCATAAAAAGATACTCCATACCCATTAAATTATATACATCAGCATAATCATCAGTATGTTCTAAAGCCATTTTGAGATAGTCTACAGCTTTTTCATGTTGGTCTCTTTTAGAGCATATATTAGCTTTTTGGATATAAATTTCCTCGTTGTTAGGCTCTATTGCATAGAGTTCGTTTAGTAATTTTTCGGCAATATCAAGCTTGTCCTCAAAAATAAGCATTTCGACTTGCACCAATTTCAAACCAGTTGATTTAGGGTGTTGGTCTAAGGCCAATTTAAGGGCTTTTTTAGCTAATGCTGGCTTACCCATATCCAAATAGTGAAGGATAATTTCCTCAAATTCTTCAGAGTCAAAAAAAAGAACTTTATTAGTTTTTAACATGGACTCGAATTTGGAAAGCGATAAGTTATAGTTTTCTTCTTCGTCACTTAGTTGCATACTGTTGTTGTTTAGAATTTAGCCTATTTAAAGTTAGGTATCATTACTTTTATGAGGAAGAAAATCTTGAATTGTTGTCAACAATTTAATTAACAATTTGAAGTGTAATAAATTAGTAATAATGTTATTATTTTTTAGTAATTTTTTCCTGTTGTAAAGCCACTTCGTTCATCACGTCTATCAATATCGAACAACCCTCACGAATTTCTTCTTCAGAAATAGTCAAAGGAGGAGTGATTCGTATAGCGCAACTTTCAAAGAGTAACCAAAATAAAATTAGCCCTCTGTCTTGACATCTTAAAATCACTTCATTTGTAATGTCTTCGCTTTTTGTCATAGCAGCAAGCATTAACCCTTTTCCTCTTATTTCTTGTATCAAAGGATGTACCAAAAGTGTTCTGAAAAGCTTTTCTTTTTCTAAAGCCACTTCCATGAGATTGGTTTCTGTTAATTCTTGCAAAGTCGCTAAACAGGCTGACGCAATGACAGGATGACCGCCAAAGGTAGTGATATGGCCTAGTTTCGGATTATGAGTCAATAAATCCATCATTGCTGTAGAGGCAGTAAAAGCACCTACGGGCATTCCGCCCCCCATGCCTTTGCCCATTACTACTATATCAGGTACAATATCATAGTTTTGAAATCCAAATAATTTCCCAGTTCTACCAAAACCAGGTTGTATTTCGTCTAAAATTAATAATGCCCCTACTTCGGTACAGCGTTGACGTACTTTTGTTAGAAAATTATTCTCAGGTTGGATAAAACCGGCACCACCTTGAATGGTTTCTAATAAAATCCCAGCTGTTTTAGTCGTTATTTTTTCTAGATCTGCTTCATTGTTAAAGGTAATGAAATTAATATCAGGAAGTAAAGGGCGAAAGGCTTGCTTGCGTTCCTCGCATCCCATTACACTCATAGAACCCATTGTGTTTCCATGGTAAGCGTTGTGACACGAGATTAACTGACTTCGACCAGTAACACGCTTGGCTAGTTTTAAAGCACCTTCTATGGCTTCGGTTCCTGAATTGACTAAATAGGTTTTATCTAAAGGAGCGGGTAGGAGAGATGCCAATAGCTTACAGTATTCTACCGCTGGACTTTGTGAATATTCACCGTACACCATAACGTGAGAATATTTGTCTAATTGGTCCTTAATGGCTTGATTTACTCTAGGATGTTGATGTCCTAATGTACAAGCCGAAACTCCCGCAACAAAATCTAAATACCTCTTGTTATTAGTGTCGTAAATATAAGAGCCTTTTGCATATGAAACTTCCATCCCTAAAGGATAGGGTGATGTTTGAGCTTGATATTTTATAAAATCTGAATTCAATATTTTTTTATTTAACCACAAAGATCACAAAGTATATTACTAAGATCACAAAGTTTTTTATTTTAATATGCACTAAGAACTAAATTATAATCACTAATTCTTATTTTTTCTTTTTCTTCTTGTCGTAATCCAAAGTTTCCTTTCTGATTTTCATCGGGACGCTTATTTTTGCTTTGTCAATTTCGCCTTCTTTGACTAACTGATTATTCATTTCGTTGTCTTCTTCTGAGAAGATATCATCTTTGGATTTAATACGTTCTTCTCCTCTCCAGTTGAGACCTCTAAGTTTTCTTGCATTTTCTGGTAATTCTTCCTCGGGATAAATATTTCCATCGACTTGGTTGTAGAAAGTAATAGTCTCAGTGGTATTGTTCTCCATAATCATGTTGATTTTACTGCTTACATTTTTATTAATACCAATTAATTCCTGAGCATCATTTCGCATGTAATAAATTACTTCGGCATTTTTGACAATATCGACTTCATGAAGCTTTCCTTCTCTAAATTTTCCGTATAAATTCAGTCCTTTGACCTGATTGTATCCTGTTCCTAAAGTATCTTTGGAAACTAAAAAAGTATTGTTCAGTACTTTTAAAGAATCTAGTTTTTGGGTTTGATTATCTCCAATAAGATGCATGATGTCACCGGTAATTTGGTTTTCTCCATTCCATAAAATAGGATTTCCAATCAATTTAGTCAGAGCCTCTTTAGAACTGGAATGTAACGAATCACATTTTCCGCTCATATCCGTTTTGTAAAACCGAACGTTATTAAAAGCACGAATAACTCGGTTGCCTTCAGGACCTGTAACCATTAGTCTTTTTCCATGAATGTAAACAGAATCATTATCAACCAGATTAATAGCTACTGCTCTTTTGGTTACAAAAAGAGAATCTTTTTTCTTGTACATTTCAGCATAATGTCCTTTTATGATCCCTTTATTTATGGTGTCTGTGATTTTTACATTCCGTGTCGCTGATGCAAATTCCTTATTTCGGTCATAATATAAACTATCCCCTTCAATAAGTCGGTCATCGTATCGGATGTAAGACTTCCTTAAAAAATGGGCTAGATTTTTCTTCGTATCATAAAAACCTTTTTCCGTATAAATATAATTGGCTTTACTCGTAATTGTTGAAGGCCCAAATAGATACGAGTGCCCAGAATTACTAAAATAATCCAAATGATTCGATTTGATTACATAAGTTGGATTGGTAATGGTTACTGCTGTCAAAAACTGAAATTTCTTTTGTGCCACATAGTAGCGACCTGATTTAGATTTCAATGTGTTTTCACGATTTATAATTGTTCCTTGTGTATTGTAATAGACTTCTTGTGTGTTACGGTTAAAGTTAATTGTATCTGTTGCCAAAGTCGCATCTGGAGAACTCATCACGGCATTTCCAGTAGCAAATGCTTGTTTCATGTTTCCGTTATATTCCGCATATTTACTATTTAGGTAAAGGGTATCACCTTGTACAATTTGTACGTTTCCAAAGGCTTTGATGTAATTTTCTTTTTGAAAATAGTACGCTTTATTACACGTTAAAACAATTCCGTCGTGATTGACACTTACATTACCCGTTAATAAAAAAGCATCCGGTATCTCGGTTTCATTTACATCAGCAAAATCCGAATGTTCAATGATTATTTTTTTTGGAGTTTGTGCCACAAGTGAGTGAATACTTAGTACAAACAAGAAACAACTAATAAAAAAATGAAATGGCTTCAATGGAAATATTTTTGTCAAATTTATGAAAAAGGAAGCAATCATAGAGGGAATTGCTTTCAAGTTTTTAAAAGATGTGTATGTGTATGTGATTATTTTATTTTTTTTGCAAAAAACTTAAAACTACTCACACCAATTAGTGCAATTACTCCAAAAATTAGTCCTAAAACAAACTCGCTTGCAACAGATGGTAAATTATCTAGAAAGTGATGTAAATAAGGAATATTATGTTTGAAAATACCTCCCGATACAAGCAATAAAGCGATAGTTCCAATAAAAGCAAGGGATTGAATTACTTTAGGTAAAGCCTGTATTAATAGGTTTCCAATGAATTTGCTAGTACTGTTTTGTTTTTTACTCAAAATAAAACCAAAATCATCCATTCTAACTATGATTGCTACAATGCCATAAACACCCACCGTGGCAAGTATTGCAATGAATGAAACGACTATGACTTGAATCTCAAGTGATGGCAGCTTTTTTTGATCTTGTACAGTTCCTAAAGCAATGATTATGATTTCTATTGAAAGAATAAAATCAGTGATGACGGCAGATTTTATTTTGTTTTTTTCTTCTGCCAAAATTTCGATTTCTGTTAAGTTTTGAATAACAGGTTTTTCGGCAGAATGATGGTGGGGTACAAAGTATTCATATATTTTTTCGACACCTTCGTATGCTAAATAAACCGCTCCTAAGAAAAGGATAATTGTAATGGATACAGGGACAAAATAACTTAATACAAATGCAAGAGGTAGAATAATCAATTTGTTAAGGAAAGAACCCTTGGTGATTGCCCAAAGAACAGGAATTTCCCTAGAGGACACAAATCCAGAAGCTTTTTCGGCATTTACAGCTAAATCGTCGCCTAAAATCCCTGCTGTTTTTTTGGTAGCAATTTTACTCATTACAACCACATCGTCCATCAATGCAGCTATATCATCTAATATTAAAAAAATTCCCGAAGCCATACGTTTTCTGTTGTATTATTTTGAGTCTAAATAAGTTTTGAGTCTAAAACTGCATCAAATTTAGTACAACAAAAGGAGTAATGAAAACATATTTTAAGTTTTAATAATTTGAAAAAATAATTCAAGTCAAAATTGAGTTTTTATATTTTTAATGGAACAGTATAGTTTTAGAAAAAAAAAGTAAATCCATAGAAAGATAGTTTTTAGAAAATAGTATATTTAGAAAATTGAAATAAATACTGTTATTCATTGGTAACAAAAAATACCAAATAATAAAGCAGAGCGCAATTAACTAAATATGAAAAAAGGAGAAGAAAACACAACGGAAACCAAAAAAGTAGTTTATCACGTTTTTACAAGACTTTTTGGGAATACTAATACAACTAATAAGCCTTGGGGAACCATTGAAGAAAATGGAGTAGGGAAGTTCAACGATTTTACACCAAAAGCATTACGAGAAATTAAAAAATTGGGAGTGACTCATATTTGGTACACAGGAGTGCCACATCATGCATTGATTAATAACTATACAAATATTGGAATTTCTAATGATCATCCCACAGTTGTAAAAGGAAGAGCGGGGTCGCCTTATGCTGTTAAGGATTATTATAATGTAAATCCTGATTTAGCCGTGAATCCCGAAAAGCGCTTAGCCGAATTTGAAGCTTTGATTACACGTACACATAAAGCAGGAATGAAAGTAATTATTGATATTGTTCCCAATCATGTGGCTCGTAGATATGAAGGAAAGACAAATCCAAAAGGGGTAAAAGATTTTGGTGCCAATGATGATACTTCAGTAGAATACAGTCGTGATAATAACTTTTATTATATCCCTAATTCACAGTTTGAGTTGCCTGATATTGAAAAGCCTTTGGGTGGAGAATCCAATCCTTTACTGGATGAACCATTTGTAGAAATCCCTGCCAAATGGACGGGAAATGGCTCTAGAATGGCACGTCCAGATAAAAATGACTGGTACGAGACAGCCAAAATAAATTATGGTGTTCGTCCTGATGGTGGATTGGATTTTCCTAATTTACCATGGGGTTATGATACTGAATCTTATGAAAAACATCACGAATTTTGGAAAGATAAAGTAGTGCCTGATTCCTGGTACAAGTTCAGAGACATTGCTTTGTATTGGACTAAAAAAGGTGTGGATGGATTTCGTTATGATATGGCAGAATTGGTTCCATTTGAGTTTTGGAGTTTTATGAATTCGTCTATAAAAATGAAAAATCCAGATGCTTTTTTGTTAGCGGAAGTTTATAATCCGGATGCTTATTATAACTATATCAAAATGGGTAAAATGGATTATCTATATGATAAAGTGGGGACTTATGATAAGTTGAAAGATGTGATTCAAGGGCGTTCATGGCCAGATGAATTGACTCAAATCCAATATGATTTATGGGATGTTAGCCACCATATGTTAAAGTTTTTAGACAATCATGATGAGCAACGGGTAGCAAGTCCTGAATTTGCAGGTTGTGGAGAAAAAGGAAAACCCATGATGGTTATTTCGGCAACGATAAGTTCTGCGCCAGTAATGATTTATTTTGGTCAAGAAGTAGGAGAAGCAGCTAATGAAAATGCCGGTTTTGGAACTCATTCTCGAACTTCAATTTTTGATTATGTAGGTGTTCCGTCTCACCAACGTTGGGTAAATAATGGAGAATTTGATGGAGGACAACTTACTTCTGAAGAAACTTCGCTTCGTGATTTTTACAAACGTTTGTTAAATTTCACTTTGAAAAGTCCAGCATTGATGGGAGATTTTCAAGAAATTCAATTTGCTAACCGTTATCATACACAGGGTTATGATACCGGTATTTATAGTTATACACGTTGGTCTGATACTCAAAAGTTAATTATTGTAGCTAATTTTTCAGCAGATACAACCAGTACATTTGAATTGAAAGTTCCTAATCTTGTAATTGAAAAATGGGGATTAAAGGATGGTAAATACAAATTAACCGATCAGTTATACAAGAAAACAAAATTAATCATGCAGGTTGTAAATGGAGATGGCTTAATTTCAATCCAGTTAGCTCCTTTGGAATCATTTGTGTTAGAGTTACAATAGAGAATTGATTTTACAGATAATAAAAAAAGCTGATGTGTAAATTTACACATCAGCTTTTTTATTATCTGTATTTTCTTCGGGTGGTTGCTAAGTAAGCTTCGTTTATTTTTTTCCAGTTTAGGACGTTATAAAAGGATTCAATGTAGCTTCTACGTCTGTATTGGTAGCCCAAATAGTAAGCATGTTCCCATAAATCTAAAGCAATAATTGGTGTTCCTTGTATTACTGCATTTCGCATCAAGGGGTTGTCTTGGTTTTGAGTGCTTGTTATTTGAAGTTTTCCTGCTTTATCCACAACAAGCCACACCCAAGAGGAAGCAAACTGTTTGCTGGCTTCAGCTGAAAAGTTTATTTTAAAATTTTCATAAGATCCAAAATCTCTATTAATAAGAGAGGCTATTGTGTCAGTAGGTTTCCCGCCAGCATTAGGAGCCATTGATTTCCAATATAAGTTGTGGTTATAATATCCGCCAGCATTATTTCTTAATTCGGAATTATTTAGATCTAGTTTTGCTAAAACTTCCTCAATAGATAAATTTTCTAAACCTGTTCCAGCAATGGCTTTATTAAAGTTGTTGGTATAGGTAAGATAATGTTTAGAGTAATGAGTTTCTAAAGTTAATGGGGAAACTGTTGGCGCAAGGGCATCATATGCATATGGTAATTTATCCATTAAGAAAGAACCTGGTTCAGCTCTAACGTCTTCAGGGAAACCTATGGTAATCTTTTCTTGGGCAGTAGGCAAAGGAACCTCGACTACTTCGGTATATTTTTTTTTGTTACAGGAAATAAAGAAAAGGACTGATAATGTACTTACTATAAAGAAATTATTCGTTTTCATTGGAATTAGGGTTTTCTAAAAGTGAGTTGATGATTTCGATATATCTTTTCTTGGCTTCTGATGTAGAGATATGACTAATTTGCATCCAAGCATTTGTTTTAAATGCGTCTCTTAGATGGAATGTTGCGTTTGCTTGTTTTGATTCAATTGTCCCAAAAGTTGCTTGTTTGTAATAGGCATATAGGCGCAATTGAACGTCTTGTGGTAAAGAGGCTTGACTCATTTCCGAAGCCTTTTGTAATGCCTCTTGGAACTGTATTTCTAGATCTTTTTTACCCATTATTCTTTAGTTGCAATAATTGTTTTTCCTCCTATGGCTTTTTGGTTTAGAACCACATTTAATTTAGTTCCGATAGGTAAAAATAAATCTACTCTTGACCCAAACTTAATAAAACCAGCATCAGTTCCTTGAACGACTTGCATTCCTTCTTGTGCGTAATTTACAATTCTACGTGCTAATGCACCAGCAATTTGGCGATACAAAATAGAACCAAAAGTTTTATTGTCAATAACAATCGTTGTTC from Flavobacterium ovatum carries:
- a CDS encoding tetratricopeptide repeat protein, whose translation is MQLSDEEENYNLSLSKFESMLKTNKVLFFDSEEFEEIILHYLDMGKPALAKKALKLALDQHPKSTGLKLVQVEMLIFEDKLDIAEKLLNELYAIEPNNEEIYIQKANICSKRDQHEKAVDYLKMALEHTDDYADVYNLMGMEYLFMDNLEDAKNSFIKCLEEDIEDQTALYNVVYCFEFLDQHTQAIEYLNQYIEKNPYSEIAWHQKGRLHYGLRQYDEAIRAFEYATLIDEDFLGAHMEKAKAYERLNQYEKAIESYNRTLELDDATSYALLRTGKCHEKLGNTALALKFYNETVHEDPLLDKGWIAITDFYVRQNNFQKALFYANKALAIDNQNKLYWKRYATINKQMNFFEEAEFGYRKAVEFGDTELDTWLFWVDLLQFLGEFDGAIVTLLQATEFYPESNEIEYRLAGLYFMIQDTTKAKFHLSNALRLNFDNYIILEDLFPVVWTKKSVRNYIDKHKKE
- a CDS encoding alpha-amylase family protein — protein: MKKGEENTTETKKVVYHVFTRLFGNTNTTNKPWGTIEENGVGKFNDFTPKALREIKKLGVTHIWYTGVPHHALINNYTNIGISNDHPTVVKGRAGSPYAVKDYYNVNPDLAVNPEKRLAEFEALITRTHKAGMKVIIDIVPNHVARRYEGKTNPKGVKDFGANDDTSVEYSRDNNFYYIPNSQFELPDIEKPLGGESNPLLDEPFVEIPAKWTGNGSRMARPDKNDWYETAKINYGVRPDGGLDFPNLPWGYDTESYEKHHEFWKDKVVPDSWYKFRDIALYWTKKGVDGFRYDMAELVPFEFWSFMNSSIKMKNPDAFLLAEVYNPDAYYNYIKMGKMDYLYDKVGTYDKLKDVIQGRSWPDELTQIQYDLWDVSHHMLKFLDNHDEQRVASPEFAGCGEKGKPMMVISATISSAPVMIYFGQEVGEAANENAGFGTHSRTSIFDYVGVPSHQRWVNNGEFDGGQLTSEETSLRDFYKRLLNFTLKSPALMGDFQEIQFANRYHTQGYDTGIYSYTRWSDTQKLIIVANFSADTTSTFELKVPNLVIEKWGLKDGKYKLTDQLYKKTKLIMQVVNGDGLISIQLAPLESFVLELQ
- a CDS encoding shikimate dehydrogenase yields the protein MITIQKKRFGLLGKNISYSFSRGYFKEKFESGNYEGCSYENFDIPEITEFPSIIENNHSGLRGINVTIPYKEVVIQYMDKLSKKAALIGAVNTIKITKNGKLKGYNTDYYGFKKSLQPLLQPHHKKALILGTGGASKGVAFALEELGIEYTFVSRGNKENTIDYSQINEETFNQYHIIINSTPVGTSPDIDASPAIPYDYFTDKHIAYDLIYNPAETKFLQNAKAKGAKIKNGLRMLELQAEKSWEIWNK
- a CDS encoding DUF808 family protein — translated: MASGIFLILDDIAALMDDVVVMSKIATKKTAGILGDDLAVNAEKASGFVSSREIPVLWAITKGSFLNKLIILPLAFVLSYFVPVSITIILFLGAVYLAYEGVEKIYEYFVPHHHSAEKPVIQNLTEIEILAEEKNKIKSAVITDFILSIEIIIIALGTVQDQKKLPSLEIQVIVVSFIAILATVGVYGIVAIIVRMDDFGFILSKKQNSTSKFIGNLLIQALPKVIQSLAFIGTIALLLVSGGIFKHNIPYLHHFLDNLPSVASEFVLGLIFGVIALIGVSSFKFFAKKIK
- a CDS encoding acyl-CoA-binding protein, with the protein product MGKKDLEIQFQEALQKASEMSQASLPQDVQLRLYAYYKQATFGTIESKQANATFHLRDAFKTNAWMQISHISTSEAKKRYIEIINSLLENPNSNENE
- a CDS encoding aspartate aminotransferase family protein; its protein translation is MNSDFIKYQAQTSPYPLGMEVSYAKGSYIYDTNNKRYLDFVAGVSACTLGHQHPRVNQAIKDQLDKYSHVMVYGEYSQSPAVEYCKLLASLLPAPLDKTYLVNSGTEAIEGALKLAKRVTGRSQLISCHNAYHGNTMGSMSVMGCEERKQAFRPLLPDINFITFNNEADLEKITTKTAGILLETIQGGAGFIQPENNFLTKVRQRCTEVGALLILDEIQPGFGRTGKLFGFQNYDIVPDIVVMGKGMGGGMPVGAFTASTAMMDLLTHNPKLGHITTFGGHPVIASACLATLQELTETNLMEVALEKEKLFRTLLVHPLIQEIRGKGLMLAAMTKSEDITNEVILRCQDRGLILFWLLFESCAIRITPPLTISEEEIREGCSILIDVMNEVALQQEKITKK
- a CDS encoding superoxide dismutase, which codes for MKTNNFFIVSTLSVLFFISCNKKKYTEVVEVPLPTAQEKITIGFPEDVRAEPGSFLMDKLPYAYDALAPTVSPLTLETHYSKHYLTYTNNFNKAIAGTGLENLSIEEVLAKLDLNNSELRNNAGGYYNHNLYWKSMAPNAGGKPTDTIASLINRDFGSYENFKINFSAEASKQFASSWVWLVVDKAGKLQITSTQNQDNPLMRNAVIQGTPIIALDLWEHAYYLGYQYRRRSYIESFYNVLNWKKINEAYLATTRRKYR
- a CDS encoding OstA-like protein translates to MKPFHFFISCFLFVLSIHSLVAQTPKKIIIEHSDFADVNETEIPDAFLLTGNVSVNHDGIVLTCNKAYYFQKENYIKAFGNVQIVQGDTLYLNSKYAEYNGNMKQAFATGNAVMSSPDATLATDTINFNRNTQEVYYNTQGTIINRENTLKSKSGRYYVAQKKFQFLTAVTITNPTYVIKSNHLDYFSNSGHSYLFGPSTITSKANYIYTEKGFYDTKKNLAHFLRKSYIRYDDRLIEGDSLYYDRNKEFASATRNVKITDTINKGIIKGHYAEMYKKKDSLFVTKRAVAINLVDNDSVYIHGKRLMVTGPEGNRVIRAFNNVRFYKTDMSGKCDSLHSSSKEALTKLIGNPILWNGENQITGDIMHLIGDNQTQKLDSLKVLNNTFLVSKDTLGTGYNQVKGLNLYGKFREGKLHEVDIVKNAEVIYYMRNDAQELIGINKNVSSKINMIMENNTTETITFYNQVDGNIYPEEELPENARKLRGLNWRGEERIKSKDDIFSEEDNEMNNQLVKEGEIDKAKISVPMKIRKETLDYDKKKKKK